From Actinoplanes oblitus, a single genomic window includes:
- a CDS encoding cell division protein SepF produces the protein MNGFRKSLVWLGLAEEEDVDYEDRGYRETSHRSSRDRDRDRDRDRYSSSSRYSDSYDEDEVEEEHAVPRARADRDRSDRADRFERSSRLSERVSSVRADLDRDEDDRIERASVRSITRPSAAPEQSSSLTYSTRENLALAPQPPVHQPQVQHRPEEEQRYQITTLHPTTYREARTIGEHFRDGVPVIINLTEMDESDARRLVDFAAGLAFGLRGTIERVTNRVFLLSPANVQVTAEDKAKIAEGGFFTQS, from the coding sequence ATGAACGGTTTCCGTAAGTCGCTGGTGTGGCTGGGGCTTGCCGAGGAAGAGGACGTCGACTACGAGGACCGGGGGTACCGGGAGACTTCCCACCGCTCGTCCCGTGATCGGGATCGGGACCGCGATCGGGATCGTTACTCCTCGAGCTCCCGCTACTCGGACTCCTACGACGAGGACGAGGTCGAGGAGGAGCACGCCGTTCCGCGGGCGCGTGCCGACCGCGACCGGTCCGACCGTGCCGACCGTTTCGAGCGCAGCAGCCGGCTCAGCGAGCGCGTCTCCTCGGTGCGCGCCGACCTGGACCGGGACGAGGACGACCGGATCGAGCGGGCCAGTGTCCGTTCCATCACCCGGCCCTCCGCGGCGCCCGAGCAGTCCTCGTCGCTGACCTACTCCACCCGGGAGAACCTCGCGCTGGCCCCGCAGCCGCCGGTTCACCAGCCGCAGGTCCAGCACCGCCCGGAGGAGGAGCAGCGGTACCAGATCACCACGCTGCACCCGACCACGTACCGGGAGGCGCGGACGATCGGCGAGCATTTCCGGGACGGCGTACCGGTGATCATCAATCTCACCGAGATGGATGAATCGGACGCTCGCCGACTGGTGGACTTCGCGGCCGGACTGGCGTTCGGTCTGCGGGGTACGATCGAGCGCGTGACCAACCGGGTTTTCCTGCTCTCACCGGCAAATGTCCAGGTCACCGCGGAGGACAAGGCCAAGATCGCTGAGGGCGGCTTCTTCACCCAGAGTTGA
- the lspA gene encoding signal peptidase II, translating into MQAVGGKTLNADKASRFTPRAVAVLGATALVAVALDQWVKHLSTENLDPNEPVRILGGLIYLSLLRNGGAAFSFGSAYTWIFPVITLVVIGWIGWMATKLRSVPWAVALGLVLGGALGNLTDRLFRAPGPFQGHVVDMISAFAPNGERFAVFNIADSCLTVGVCLAVILELTGRQRDGSRLKGRADKKPEGATESATGTEETA; encoded by the coding sequence TTGCAAGCAGTTGGAGGAAAGACGCTGAACGCCGACAAGGCCTCCCGTTTCACCCCGCGCGCCGTCGCGGTGCTGGGCGCCACCGCGCTGGTCGCGGTGGCGCTCGACCAATGGGTGAAGCATCTCTCCACCGAGAACCTGGATCCGAACGAACCGGTCCGGATTCTCGGTGGCCTGATCTATCTCTCGCTGCTGCGCAACGGCGGCGCGGCGTTCAGCTTCGGCAGCGCGTACACCTGGATCTTCCCGGTGATCACGCTGGTGGTGATCGGCTGGATCGGCTGGATGGCGACGAAGCTGCGCTCGGTGCCCTGGGCGGTCGCGCTCGGCCTGGTGCTCGGCGGCGCGCTGGGTAACCTGACCGATCGGCTGTTCCGGGCGCCCGGCCCGTTCCAGGGGCACGTGGTCGACATGATCAGCGCGTTCGCGCCGAACGGGGAGAGGTTCGCGGTCTTCAACATCGCGGACAGTTGCCTGACCGTCGGCGTCTGCCTCGCGGTGATCCTGGAGCTGACCGGCCGGCAGCGGGACGGCAGCCGGTTGAAGGGCAGAGCTGACAAGAAACCCGAGGGTGCCACCGAGAGCGCCACCGGGACGGAGGAGACGGCATGA
- a CDS encoding TraR/DksA family transcriptional regulator: MAKATDIRAASSGGAASGRTRSTSETAEIREALVARLNELQAEYDQALSAITELSRERLADSAGDDQADTGTKTFEREQEITLANNLLERITQVERAIERLGQGNYGWCEKCGNQIPVERLAAFPSATLCVSCKQLEERR, translated from the coding sequence ATGGCCAAGGCAACCGACATCCGGGCCGCTTCGAGCGGTGGGGCCGCCTCCGGGCGGACCCGCTCCACGTCGGAGACCGCGGAGATCAGGGAAGCTCTGGTGGCGCGGCTCAACGAGCTGCAGGCCGAGTACGATCAGGCGCTCAGTGCGATCACCGAGCTCTCACGCGAGCGGCTCGCCGACTCGGCCGGGGACGACCAGGCCGACACCGGCACCAAGACGTTCGAGCGGGAGCAGGAGATCACGCTGGCCAACAACCTGCTCGAGCGGATCACACAGGTGGAGCGTGCCATCGAGCGCCTCGGGCAGGGCAACTACGGTTGGTGCGAGAAGTGCGGTAACCAGATCCCGGTGGAGCGGCTGGCCGCCTTCCCGTCCGCGACTCTCTGTGTCTCTTGCAAGCAGTTGGAGGAAAGACGCTGA
- a CDS encoding RluA family pseudouridine synthase — MSDTRSLPVPDGLDGMRLDQAVSRLFGLSRTAAATLVEAGDALVDGIPRPKSDKVAAGSWLEVTLPPPVSAPVLVAEPVHGLGVIYSDDDIVVVDKPVGVAAHPSPGWTGPTVVSGLAAMGQNVATSGAAERQGIVHRLDVGTTGLMVVAKSEMAYSVLKRAFKEREVEKRYHAVVQGHLDPLRGTVDAPIDRHPTADYKFAVMSGGKPSVTHYDTLEAFRAASLVDVRLETGRTHQIRVHFSALRHPCVGDLTYGADPTLAARLKLNRQWLHARELAFLHPRTHDEVRFVSDYPDDLKYALDVLQDAG, encoded by the coding sequence ATGAGTGACACGCGATCTCTTCCGGTGCCGGACGGGCTCGACGGGATGCGGCTGGACCAGGCGGTCTCCCGGTTGTTCGGGCTGTCCCGGACGGCCGCTGCGACCCTGGTCGAGGCCGGTGACGCGCTGGTGGACGGCATCCCCCGGCCGAAATCGGACAAGGTGGCGGCGGGCTCGTGGCTCGAGGTGACCCTGCCGCCGCCGGTCTCCGCGCCGGTCCTGGTCGCCGAGCCGGTGCACGGGCTGGGCGTGATCTACAGCGACGACGACATCGTGGTGGTGGACAAGCCGGTCGGGGTGGCCGCCCACCCGAGTCCCGGCTGGACCGGGCCGACAGTGGTCAGCGGGCTCGCCGCGATGGGGCAGAACGTGGCGACCAGCGGCGCCGCCGAGCGGCAGGGCATCGTGCACCGCCTCGACGTCGGCACCACCGGCCTGATGGTGGTCGCCAAGTCCGAGATGGCCTACAGCGTGCTGAAGCGGGCGTTCAAGGAGCGCGAGGTGGAGAAGCGCTACCACGCCGTGGTGCAGGGCCACCTGGACCCGCTGCGGGGCACCGTCGACGCGCCGATCGACAGGCACCCGACTGCCGACTACAAGTTCGCGGTGATGTCCGGCGGCAAACCGAGCGTCACGCACTACGACACGCTGGAGGCGTTCCGCGCCGCCAGCCTGGTCGACGTGCGGCTGGAGACCGGCCGCACCCACCAGATCCGGGTGCACTTCTCGGCGCTGCGGCACCCGTGCGTCGGTGATCTCACCTACGGCGCGGATCCCACCCTGGCCGCCCGGCTGAAGCTCAACCGGCAGTGGCTGCACGCCCGGGAGCTGGCCTTCCTGCACCCGCGGACGCACGACGAGGTGCGGTTCGTCAGCGACTACCCGGACGACCTGAAATACGCGCTGGACGTCCTGCAGGACGCCGGCTGA
- a CDS encoding DivIVA domain-containing protein has translation MPLTPADVHNVAFKKPPIGKRGYDEEEVDAFLDEVERELARLIEENNELRAQVERGGRGGAPAGPSADPRLAAELNDLKGQLDRVQRDKSAAEQAARQMQAELEQVRAQGGPAGGPTGADGEQQALRVLMMAQRTADDHVSDARREADKLLSDARSKAEEVTREARAKADALERDARQRHQEAMGGLDAKRTALQKHIEELKQFEREYRTRLKAYLESQLRDLDGRGQGLEAEMARADASRSVGGSGGLAAAGLAGSYGGRSNAIESGR, from the coding sequence ATGCCGCTGACCCCGGCCGACGTGCATAACGTCGCCTTCAAGAAGCCCCCGATCGGCAAGCGGGGGTATGACGAGGAGGAGGTCGACGCCTTCCTGGACGAGGTCGAGCGCGAGCTCGCCCGTCTGATCGAGGAGAACAACGAGCTGCGCGCCCAGGTGGAGCGCGGCGGTCGGGGTGGCGCGCCAGCCGGCCCGAGTGCCGACCCCCGCCTCGCGGCCGAGCTCAACGACCTGAAAGGCCAGCTCGACCGCGTGCAGCGGGACAAGTCGGCGGCGGAGCAGGCGGCCCGGCAGATGCAGGCCGAGCTCGAGCAGGTGCGTGCCCAGGGTGGCCCGGCCGGCGGCCCGACCGGCGCGGACGGTGAGCAGCAGGCGCTCCGGGTGCTGATGATGGCCCAGCGCACCGCCGACGACCACGTGTCCGACGCCCGGCGCGAGGCCGACAAGCTCCTCTCCGACGCCCGTTCCAAGGCGGAGGAGGTCACCCGGGAGGCCCGGGCCAAGGCCGACGCCCTCGAGCGGGACGCGCGCCAGCGCCACCAGGAGGCGATGGGCGGCCTGGACGCCAAGCGGACCGCGCTGCAGAAGCACATCGAGGAGCTCAAGCAGTTCGAGCGGGAGTACCGCACGCGCTTGAAGGCCTACCTCGAGAGCCAGCTGCGCGACCTCGACGGCCGTGGCCAGGGCCTGGAGGCCGAGATGGCGCGGGCCGACGCGAGCCGCTCGGTCGGTGGCTCCGGCGGTCTCGCCGCGGCCGGTCTCGCCGGGTCCTACGGCGGCCGGTCCAACGCCATCGAATCGGGTCGCTGA
- a CDS encoding YggS family pyridoxal phosphate-dependent enzyme: MVSDEGRRAELAANLQRVRDRIARACAAAGRRPDAVTLTAVTKTYPASDVLLLAGLGVTDVGENKDQDAAGKAAEVRAAGVRLRWHFVGQLQRNKTKSVSAYADVVESVDSLRLVTALDRAAVAVRDRPLDVLVQVSLDGDPHRGGVAGDDLWRVSDAVASSDGLRLGGLMAVAPLGEDPGRAFARLAELAGQLVATHPGATVLSAGMSGDLEAAVQHGATHVRIGTSLLGMRNSLR; the protein is encoded by the coding sequence GTGGTGAGTGACGAGGGGCGGCGGGCCGAGCTCGCCGCCAACCTCCAGCGGGTGCGTGACCGGATCGCGCGTGCCTGCGCGGCGGCGGGACGGCGACCGGATGCGGTGACGCTGACCGCGGTGACGAAGACGTACCCGGCGAGCGACGTGCTGTTGCTCGCCGGTCTCGGTGTCACCGACGTCGGGGAGAACAAGGACCAGGACGCGGCCGGCAAGGCTGCTGAGGTCCGGGCCGCCGGCGTGCGCCTGCGCTGGCACTTCGTCGGACAGCTGCAGCGCAACAAGACGAAATCAGTTTCCGCGTACGCCGATGTGGTCGAGTCCGTGGACTCGCTGCGTCTGGTCACCGCGCTCGACCGGGCCGCCGTCGCGGTCCGGGACCGGCCGCTCGACGTGCTGGTCCAGGTGAGCCTGGACGGCGACCCGCATCGGGGTGGGGTGGCCGGGGACGATCTCTGGCGGGTATCCGACGCGGTGGCCTCATCGGACGGTCTGCGGCTGGGCGGGCTGATGGCCGTCGCCCCGCTCGGCGAGGATCCCGGCCGCGCGTTCGCTCGACTGGCCGAATTGGCTGGTCAGCTCGTCGCGACACATCCCGGCGCCACGGTGTTGTCGGCGGGCATGAGCGGCGACCTGGAAGCGGCCGTCCAGCATGGGGCGACACACGTACGGATCGGTACATCTTTACTCGGGATGCGAAACTCGCTGCGGTAG
- a CDS encoding YggT family protein codes for MLSIVFQILYLLVYFFLLVLLSRFVMGAVLQYGRRWQPARGASAALELVWSVTDPPLKALRRVIPPLRIGNVSLDLASIVLLVILFVLMEFVLVRFF; via the coding sequence GTGCTGTCGATCGTGTTCCAGATTCTCTATCTGTTGGTGTATTTCTTCCTCCTCGTGCTGCTGAGCAGGTTCGTCATGGGAGCGGTGCTCCAGTACGGACGTCGCTGGCAACCGGCCCGGGGCGCGTCCGCCGCACTCGAATTGGTGTGGAGCGTCACGGATCCACCTCTCAAGGCGTTGAGGCGTGTGATCCCACCGCTGCGCATTGGTAACGTGAGTTTGGACCTGGCTTCCATCGTGCTGCTGGTTATCCTGTTCGTGCTCATGGAGTTCGTGCTAGTTCGCTTCTTCTAG
- a CDS encoding DUF167 domain-containing protein gives MGKREVPAGVSVPVRVRPGAGRTRVGGCYAGPHGPALIVAVGAPAVDGKATEAVRRALAAALGVRAADVALRLGATSRDKVFAVEAPAAELEARLTALRGS, from the coding sequence ATGGGGAAACGGGAAGTGCCGGCCGGGGTGTCGGTGCCGGTCCGGGTGCGGCCCGGGGCCGGCCGGACCCGGGTGGGCGGGTGTTATGCCGGGCCGCACGGGCCGGCGCTGATCGTCGCGGTCGGCGCCCCCGCGGTGGACGGCAAGGCGACCGAGGCGGTCCGCCGGGCTCTCGCCGCGGCGCTTGGTGTCCGGGCCGCCGATGTCGCCCTTCGGCTGGGCGCCACCAGCCGGGACAAGGTCTTCGCCGTCGAGGCTCCGGCCGCCGAGCTGGAGGCCCGGCTGACCGCTCTTCGCGGATCGTGA
- the ftsZ gene encoding cell division protein FtsZ: protein MTPPHNYLAVIKVVGIGGGGVNAVNRMIEVGLKGVEFIAINTDAQALLMSDADVKLDVGRELTRGLGAGAQPEVGKNAAEDHRDEIEEVLKGADMVFVTCGEGGGTGTGGAPVVANIARKLGALTIGVVTRPFSFEGKRRQVQAEAGIDELRNQCDTLIVIPNDRLLALGDRGISMMDAFRQADQVLLSGVQGITDLITTPGLINLDFADVKSVMSNAGSALMGIGSARGDNRAVEAAERAISSPLLEQSMDGARGVLLSIAGGSDLGLFEINDAAQLVTDAAHPDANIIFGAVIDDALGDEVRVTVIAAGFDGGSPSYKPSEPVRKQVPAPVQTTSSPASSITSTSLTPHQPAPAPAAPTPRKVLFDDVDVPDFLKNGS, encoded by the coding sequence CCGCATGATCGAGGTTGGGCTCAAAGGCGTCGAGTTCATCGCGATCAACACCGATGCCCAGGCCCTGCTGATGAGTGACGCCGACGTCAAGCTTGACGTCGGCCGTGAACTGACCCGTGGACTGGGCGCCGGCGCCCAGCCCGAGGTCGGCAAGAACGCCGCCGAGGACCACCGCGACGAGATCGAGGAGGTCCTCAAGGGGGCCGACATGGTCTTCGTGACCTGTGGCGAGGGCGGCGGCACCGGTACCGGTGGCGCTCCGGTGGTGGCGAACATCGCCCGCAAGCTCGGCGCGCTGACCATCGGCGTGGTGACCCGGCCGTTCTCCTTCGAGGGCAAGCGGCGCCAGGTCCAGGCCGAGGCCGGCATCGACGAGCTGCGCAACCAGTGCGACACGCTGATCGTGATCCCGAACGACCGGCTGCTGGCGCTCGGCGACCGCGGGATCAGCATGATGGACGCGTTCCGTCAGGCCGACCAGGTGCTGCTCTCCGGTGTGCAGGGCATCACCGACCTGATCACCACGCCGGGTCTGATCAACCTGGACTTCGCCGACGTCAAGAGCGTGATGAGCAACGCGGGCAGCGCGCTCATGGGCATCGGCAGCGCGCGTGGCGACAACCGCGCGGTCGAGGCGGCCGAGCGGGCCATCTCCAGCCCGCTGCTGGAGCAGAGCATGGACGGCGCGCGCGGCGTGCTGCTCTCCATCGCCGGCGGTTCCGACCTGGGTCTGTTCGAGATCAACGACGCGGCGCAGCTGGTCACCGACGCGGCCCACCCGGACGCGAACATCATCTTCGGTGCGGTGATCGACGACGCGCTCGGCGACGAGGTGCGGGTGACCGTGATCGCCGCCGGCTTCGACGGCGGGTCGCCGTCCTACAAGCCGTCCGAGCCGGTCCGCAAGCAGGTGCCCGCGCCGGTGCAGACCACCAGCTCGCCGGCCTCGTCGATCACGTCGACGTCGCTGACCCCGCACCAGCCGGCGCCCGCGCCGGCCGCGCCGACGCCGCGCAAGGTGCTCTTCGACGACGTGGACGTGCCGGACTTCTTGAAGAACGGTTCCTGA